The following are from one region of the Corylus avellana chromosome ca1, CavTom2PMs-1.0 genome:
- the LOC132168890 gene encoding blue copper protein 1a-like, which produces MGGFTFAQSLILIVAASILAACTANKESPRPKYTHSPNKIIVGGSEGWHFNFSYTDWALKNGPFYLNDTLVFKYDPPTENTTIPHSVYLLPNLRSFLTCNLTGAQMLADVTQGGGQGFEFVLKNWKPHYFACGQHDGIHCSLGKMKFFVMPMPRWFR; this is translated from the exons ATGGGTGGTTTCACTTTTGCTCAGAGTCTCATCCTGATTGTTGCTGCTTCCATCTTGGCAGCTTGTACGGCCAACAAAGAGTCCCCTCGCCCAAAATATACACATTCTCCCAACAAGATCATTGTTGGCGGATCAGAGGGCTGGCACTTCAACTTTAGCTACACTGATTGGGCACTGAAAAATGGTCCCTTTTACCTAAATGATACTTTAG TTTTCAAATACGATCCACCAACCGAGAATACCACAATTCCTCACAGCGTCTACTTGCTACCAAACCTTCGGAGCTTCTTGACGTGCAATTTAACAGGAGCGCAGATGTTGGCTGACGTGACACAAGGAGGTGGGCAGGGCTTTGAGTTCGTTCTAAAAAACTGGAAGCCGCACTACTTTGCTTGCGGGCAGCACGATGGCATCCATTGCAGCCTTggaaaaatgaagttttttgtGATGCCAATGCCCCGTTGGTTTAGATAG